Proteins from one Halovivax limisalsi genomic window:
- a CDS encoding V-type ATP synthase subunit E — protein sequence MSLDTVVADIRDEAHARAEEIREEGERRAEEIVADAEDDADAIREEAEREADREIEQLREQRLSSAELEAKQERLEARRDVLGDVREAVEAELAALEGDTREELTRTLLSAASEEFESGDAVRVYGRADDRELLESIVDDYDGYEVAGERDCLGGVVVESEGSRVRVNNTFDSILEDVWEENLREISERLFEQ from the coding sequence ATGAGTTTGGATACTGTCGTAGCGGACATCCGAGATGAAGCCCACGCGCGTGCGGAGGAAATCCGCGAGGAGGGCGAAAGGCGCGCCGAGGAGATCGTCGCCGACGCCGAGGACGACGCCGACGCGATCCGCGAGGAGGCCGAGCGGGAGGCCGACCGCGAGATCGAGCAGCTGCGCGAGCAGCGACTCTCCAGCGCGGAACTCGAGGCCAAGCAGGAGCGTCTCGAAGCGCGACGCGACGTGCTGGGTGACGTTCGCGAGGCCGTCGAGGCGGAACTGGCCGCCCTCGAAGGCGACACGCGCGAGGAGCTGACCCGGACGTTGCTTTCGGCTGCAAGCGAGGAGTTCGAGTCCGGCGACGCCGTCCGCGTCTACGGCCGCGCCGACGACCGCGAGCTCCTGGAATCGATCGTCGACGACTACGACGGCTACGAGGTGGCCGGCGAACGCGACTGCCTCGGCGGCGTCGTCGTCGAGAGCGAGGGCTCCCGCGTCCGGGTCAACAACACGTTCGACTCGATCCTCGAGGACGTCTGGGAGGAGAACCTGCGCGAGATCAGCGAACGACTGTTCGAGCAATGA
- the ahaH gene encoding ATP synthase archaeal subunit H produces MPRPEVLDRIQSAETEADEIVAEAEDDRDERIAEARERAEEIRTEAEREARERKETRLEEARAEIDAECERILREGEAEREALADGARERVDEVVDHVVTLFEEDVDVQA; encoded by the coding sequence ATGCCGAGGCCAGAGGTTCTCGACCGGATACAGTCGGCGGAGACGGAGGCCGACGAGATCGTCGCCGAGGCGGAAGACGATCGGGACGAACGCATCGCCGAGGCCCGGGAGCGCGCCGAGGAGATCCGCACCGAGGCGGAACGCGAGGCGCGCGAACGCAAAGAAACGCGCCTCGAGGAGGCCCGGGCGGAGATCGACGCCGAGTGCGAGCGCATCCTCCGCGAGGGCGAGGCCGAACGCGAGGCGCTCGCCGACGGCGCCCGCGAACGGGTCGACGAGGTGGTCGACCACGTCGTAACCCTGTTCGAGGAGGACGTCGATGTTCAGGCCTGA
- a CDS encoding V-type ATP synthase subunit C, whose product MSASASNPEFVNARVRTRRATLFADEDYRKLIRMGPSGIARFMEEREYEDEINQLGTRFSGVDLIEYALNRNLAKHFDDLLEWSEGRLYDLIARYLRKFDVWNVKTILRGIYTDTPAEEIRTDLIRAGELDDALLDRLVEVDDIEDAIELLNRTIFYDALSAAYEEYDDTGTLVPLENALDRTFYERLLADLGRPQEGPEAMYVEFLQAEIDFRNARNALRLARSGADLDPAEFYIEGGDLFTEAELRRLVNDREALVTHITEDPTYGDRLSTALDRLREADSLIQFEHALDAALLEYSDRLSSIYPVSVSAVLSYILAKEREVENIRAIARGREVGLSEDEIENELVVL is encoded by the coding sequence ATGAGTGCCAGTGCCTCGAATCCGGAGTTCGTCAACGCCCGCGTCCGAACGCGGAGAGCGACGCTGTTCGCGGACGAGGACTACCGGAAGCTGATCCGGATGGGGCCGAGCGGCATCGCGCGGTTCATGGAGGAACGCGAGTACGAGGACGAGATCAACCAGCTCGGGACGCGATTCTCGGGCGTGGATCTCATCGAGTACGCGCTGAATCGCAATCTGGCGAAACACTTCGACGACCTGCTCGAGTGGTCGGAGGGGCGACTCTACGACCTGATCGCGCGCTACCTGCGGAAGTTCGACGTCTGGAACGTCAAGACGATCCTGCGCGGGATCTACACCGACACGCCCGCCGAGGAGATCCGGACGGACCTCATCCGCGCGGGCGAACTCGACGACGCGCTCCTCGACCGGCTCGTCGAAGTCGACGACATCGAGGACGCGATCGAGCTGCTCAACCGGACGATCTTCTACGATGCGCTCTCTGCGGCCTACGAGGAGTACGACGACACCGGCACGCTCGTCCCGCTCGAGAACGCGCTCGACCGGACGTTCTACGAGCGCCTGCTCGCGGACCTCGGTCGCCCGCAGGAGGGTCCCGAGGCCATGTACGTCGAGTTCCTGCAGGCCGAGATCGACTTCCGGAACGCCCGGAACGCGCTCCGGCTGGCCCGCAGCGGCGCCGACCTCGATCCCGCGGAGTTCTACATCGAGGGCGGCGACCTCTTCACGGAAGCGGAGCTGCGTCGACTGGTCAACGATCGCGAGGCCCTCGTGACCCACATCACCGAGGATCCGACCTACGGCGATCGACTCTCGACGGCGCTCGATCGGCTGCGCGAGGCCGACAGTCTCATCCAGTTCGAGCACGCGCTGGACGCGGCGCTCTTGGAGTACTCCGACCGTCTTTCGAGCATCTATCCGGTATCCGTCTCGGCGGTCCTCTCGTACATCCTCGCGAAGGAGCGGGAGGTCGAGAACATCCGCGCGATCGCCCGCGGTCGCGAGGTCGGCCTCTCCGAAGACGAGATCGAGAACGAACTGGTGGTCCTATGA
- a CDS encoding V-type ATP synthase subunit F has translation MSQEIAVVGSAEFTTGFRLAGVRRFENVPDDQKDDDLDDAVETVLEDDGVGIVVMHDDDVEHLSRGVRQRVETSVEPVVVTIGSGTGGSGLREQIKRAIGIDLMEEED, from the coding sequence ATGAGCCAGGAAATCGCCGTCGTCGGCAGCGCGGAGTTTACGACCGGATTCCGGCTGGCCGGCGTCAGACGGTTCGAGAACGTGCCGGACGACCAGAAGGACGACGATCTCGACGACGCGGTCGAGACCGTTCTCGAGGACGACGGCGTCGGCATCGTCGTCATGCACGACGACGACGTCGAGCACCTCTCCCGCGGCGTGCGGCAACGCGTCGAGACGAGCGTCGAACCGGTCGTCGTCACGATCGGCAGCGGGACCGGCGGCAGCGGACTGCGCGAGCAGATCAAACGTGCGATCGGGATCGACCTGATGGAGGAAGAAGACTAA
- a CDS encoding V-type ATP synthase subunit I, protein MFRPEKMAKVSVTGSRAVMPTVIETVHELGLVHLSDYDGSWAGFENGDPIEGANEASEHLVTVRALESTLEVDPDEVDPQATLPDDWVDRLEALRVRVNDLDDRRSERRERLRRVEDRIDRLEPFAELGIDLELLSGYESIDLVVGEGDVREIEAELDAADEIDAYETFVGGDVVAIAAAPASSGRPRAADTEGLIADALVSVEFSSYEVPEVDSTPSAYLEELEAEREELASDVTEIDEELAEIAAETGPFLRRVETELTTDVERAEAPLRFATTERAFVAEGWIPAERYDAFEAGLRDTVGDRVEIEQLEIADYSDHGHEEHETGEPDAKDRSEAGDREPQSPESAAEDDAEPVKATDGGTTGSAAAGSAGAVTMDEDPPVVLDNFSPARPFEMLVKMVGQPKYSELDPTFLVFLTYPIAFGFMIGDIGYGLLYMAMGYGVWRAFDSDAGKALGTIGIWAGASTMIFGYLYGEAFGTHLYNFSEAFTQLPLEGSLAKGLLITEWARFWIVVAIIFGLVHLNLGLIMGFFNELGHGLKAAVYEKLSWILAMNGLFVWIFSRHLGGQKPDLLFGEGSPLYAMEAFSLGFTGFSETVGIIGLVAMFGGLVMVGIGEGIAGIAEAPAYMFGHVLSYLRLTAVLLAKAGMAFAVNLLVWGAYEDHGSTVFNYPTYDVSGYEQTFPGLMHMGDGATAVIAVLGGVLVFVLGHVLVLMLGITAAGIQMLRLEYVEFFQKFYEGGGEEYEPFGRDGAPAAD, encoded by the coding sequence ATGTTCAGGCCTGAGAAGATGGCGAAGGTGTCGGTGACGGGTTCGCGGGCAGTCATGCCCACCGTCATCGAGACCGTCCACGAACTGGGGCTCGTCCACCTCTCCGATTACGACGGCTCCTGGGCCGGCTTCGAGAACGGCGACCCGATCGAGGGCGCAAACGAAGCCTCGGAACATCTCGTCACCGTCCGCGCGCTCGAGAGCACGCTCGAGGTCGACCCGGACGAAGTCGACCCCCAGGCGACCCTGCCCGACGACTGGGTGGATCGCCTCGAAGCGCTCCGGGTCCGCGTCAACGATCTCGACGACCGACGGAGCGAGCGGCGAGAGCGACTCCGCCGGGTCGAGGATCGGATCGACCGCCTCGAGCCGTTCGCCGAACTCGGGATCGACCTCGAACTCCTCTCGGGCTACGAGAGCATCGACCTCGTCGTCGGCGAGGGCGACGTCCGCGAGATCGAAGCCGAGCTCGACGCCGCGGACGAGATCGACGCGTACGAGACCTTCGTCGGGGGCGACGTCGTCGCCATCGCCGCAGCGCCCGCGTCCAGCGGTCGGCCGCGCGCGGCCGACACGGAGGGCCTGATCGCCGACGCGCTGGTCAGCGTCGAGTTCTCGAGTTACGAGGTGCCCGAGGTCGACTCGACGCCGTCTGCGTACCTCGAGGAGCTGGAGGCCGAACGCGAGGAACTCGCGTCCGACGTGACCGAGATCGACGAGGAACTGGCCGAGATCGCCGCCGAGACGGGGCCGTTCCTGCGTCGCGTCGAGACGGAACTGACGACCGACGTCGAACGGGCCGAGGCGCCGCTTCGGTTCGCGACGACCGAGCGGGCGTTCGTCGCCGAGGGCTGGATCCCGGCCGAGCGCTACGACGCGTTCGAGGCCGGCCTTCGCGACACCGTCGGCGACCGCGTCGAGATCGAACAACTCGAAATCGCGGACTACAGCGACCACGGCCACGAGGAACACGAGACCGGCGAACCGGACGCGAAGGATCGCTCGGAGGCCGGCGACCGCGAACCGCAATCGCCGGAATCGGCCGCGGAGGACGACGCCGAACCGGTCAAAGCGACCGACGGCGGAACGACCGGATCGGCCGCAGCCGGATCCGCTGGCGCGGTGACGATGGACGAGGATCCGCCGGTCGTTCTCGACAACTTCTCGCCGGCGCGACCGTTCGAAATGCTGGTGAAGATGGTCGGCCAGCCAAAGTACAGCGAGCTCGACCCGACCTTCCTCGTCTTCCTGACCTACCCCATCGCATTCGGCTTTATGATCGGCGACATCGGCTACGGCCTGCTCTACATGGCGATGGGCTACGGCGTCTGGCGGGCGTTCGACTCGGACGCGGGCAAGGCCCTCGGGACGATCGGCATCTGGGCCGGAGCCTCGACGATGATCTTCGGCTATCTGTACGGCGAGGCGTTCGGGACCCACCTGTACAACTTCAGCGAGGCGTTCACGCAGCTGCCGCTCGAGGGCTCGCTCGCGAAGGGGCTGCTGATCACCGAGTGGGCCCGGTTCTGGATCGTCGTGGCCATCATCTTCGGCCTGGTCCACCTCAACCTGGGGCTCATCATGGGCTTTTTCAACGAGCTCGGCCACGGGCTGAAGGCGGCCGTCTACGAGAAACTCTCGTGGATCCTCGCGATGAACGGGCTGTTCGTCTGGATCTTCAGCAGGCATCTCGGCGGGCAAAAGCCCGATCTGCTCTTCGGCGAGGGGAGTCCGCTGTACGCCATGGAGGCGTTCTCCCTCGGCTTTACCGGCTTCTCCGAGACCGTCGGCATCATCGGTCTGGTTGCGATGTTCGGCGGACTCGTCATGGTCGGTATCGGCGAGGGGATCGCCGGCATCGCGGAGGCGCCGGCCTACATGTTCGGCCACGTCCTCTCGTACCTGCGGCTGACGGCCGTCCTCCTCGCGAAGGCGGGGATGGCGTTCGCGGTCAACCTGCTCGTCTGGGGTGCCTACGAGGACCACGGCTCGACGGTCTTCAACTACCCCACCTACGACGTCAGCGGCTACGAACAGACGTTCCCAGGGCTGATGCACATGGGCGACGGCGCGACCGCGGTGATCGCGGTCCTCGGCGGCGTGCTCGTGTTCGTTCTCGGGCACGTCCTCGTCCTCATGCTCGGCATCACCGCAGCCGGGATCCAGATGCTGCGCCTGGAGTACGTCGAGTTCTTCCAGAAGTTCTACGAGGGCGGCGGCGAGGAGTACGAGCCGTTCGGCCGCGACGGCGCTCCGGCGGCCGACTGA